One Felis catus isolate Fca126 chromosome D1, F.catus_Fca126_mat1.0, whole genome shotgun sequence DNA segment encodes these proteins:
- the LYVE1 gene encoding lymphatic vessel endothelial hyaluronic acid receptor 1 codes for MAKCFSLMLLLASIWTTKLLVHGSLRVEELSISAPCRIVGVTLVNKKTTQQLNFTEAQEACRLMGLTLASKDQIEAAWRSGFETCSYGWVADKFLVIPRILPNPKCGKNGMGVLVWRNSLSKKFLAYCYNSSDTRINSCSPEIITTKDPIFNTYEATYTTEMITSDSAYSASSTVAPYSTTPTLAPTSALASTSRRKRKLICVTEAFVETSTISTETESYIENKAAFKNEVVGFGGVPTALLVLALLFFAAAAGLAVCYIKRYVKTFPFTNKNQQKEMIETKVVKEEKVDDSNPNGESKKADKNSEEPKSLPKTTVRCLEAEV; via the exons ATGGCCAAGTGCTTCAGCCTGATGTTGCTTCTTGCCTCCATCTGGACCACAAAGCTCCTGGTCCATGGCTCTCTCCGTGTAGAAG AACTTTCCATCTCAGCACCATGCAGAATTGTAGGGGTCACCCTTgtgaacaaaaagacaacccagcaGCTGAATTTCACAGAAGCCCAGGAGGCCTGTAGGCTGATGGGACTAACTTTGGCCAGCAAAGACCAGATTGAAGCAGCATGGAGGTCTGGCTTTGAGACTTGCAG CTATGGATGGGTTGCAGATAAGTTTCTGGTCATCCCTCGGATTCTCCCGAACCCCAAGTGTGGGAAGAATGGGATGGGTGTCCTGGTTTGGAGAAATTCACTCAGCAAAAAGTTCTTGGCCTACTGTTACAACTCATCTG ATACTCGGATTAACTCATGCTCTCCAGAAATTATCACCACCAAAGATCCCATATTCAACACTTATGAGGCAACATACACAACAGAAATGATCACCAGTGACAGTGCATACTCGGCTTCATCTACTGTTGCACCTTACTCTACTACACCTACTCTTGCTCCTACTTCTGCTTTGGCCTCCACTTCTCGACGGAAAAGAAAGTTGATTTGTGTAACAGAAGCTTTTGTGGAAACTAGCACCATATCTACAGAAACAGAATCTTACATTGAAAATAAAGCAGCATTCAAGAATGAAGTTGTTGGGTTTGGAG GTGTCCCCACGGCTCTGCTAGTGCTTGCGCTCCTCTTCTTTGCTGCTGCAGCTGGTCTCGCAGTTTGCTACATCAAAAG GTATGTGAAGACCTTCCCTTTTACAAACAAGAATCAGCAGAAGGAAATGATTGAAACCAAAGtagtaaaggaagagaaagttgATGATAGCAATCCTAATGGGGAATCAAAGAAAGCTGATAAAAATTCAGAAGAGCCCAAAAGTCTGCCCAAAACTACAGTGCGATGCCTGGAGGCTGAAgtttag